One window from the genome of Aricia agestis chromosome 6, ilAriAges1.1, whole genome shotgun sequence encodes:
- the LOC121727966 gene encoding aminoacylase-1-like — MWKLSCVVFCAVAVNCMPVVKRNAQEYANISAVQRLQEYLRIDTSDGKNLDVSTEFWHREALALGLEFNVYSPAGLPVVVMTWNGTEPELPSIMLNTHADVVPVYESEWTYPPFSAHIDENGDMYARGTQDTKSVAIQYIEAIRRLIENGVTVRRTLHVTVMPDEEVGGDRGMRAFIKTDEFKSLNVGFVMDEGLASPDDTLYATYVDKRPWQMEITIHENSGHPSSLPEKDIVTKLQTLLNMTANFRKDQVEIKKALQPLDFGSYGTLNINRITGGIANNVIPSTITVIVDVRLAMSTTATEAQQMVDTWTRALGNGTKVKFIRKIDESVPTAIDDSNQYWVAIKDAANDLGLKILPIVCPATSDMIYVRSLGIPALGFAPKIRTINRLHDHDEYLPVPVFLQGIDIYVAILMRIANLQ; from the exons ATGTGGAAGTTGTCCTGTGTTGTGTTCTGTGCTGTGGCTGTGAACTGTATGCCAGTGGTGAAGAGGAACGCACAGGAGTATGCCAACATCTCCGCCGTACAACGACTGCAGGAGTACCTAAGGATAGACACTAGTGATGGCAAAAATTTGG ATGTGTCGACGGAGTTCTGGCATCGGGAGGCCCTGGCGCTGGGTCTGGAGTTTAACGTGTACTCTCCAGCCGGCCTGCCCGTTGTGGTGATGACGTGGAACGGCACCGAGCCGGAACTGCCCAGCATCATGCTCAACACCCACGCCGATGTTGTTCCTGTCTATGAG tcAGAATGGACGTACCCGCCGTTTTCAGCGCACATAGACGAGAACGGAGACATGTACGCGCGCGGCACGCAGGACACCAAGAGTGTGGCGATACAGTACATCGAGGCCATCAGAAGACTGATAGAGAACGGGGTGACAGTGCGGAGGACTCTGCACGTCACTGTTATGCCAG ATGAGGAGGTAGGGGGTGATCGTGGCATGCGAGCGTTCATCAAGACCGACGAGTTCAAGTCCCTGAACGTCGGGTTCGTCATGGACGAGGGTCTCGCCTCCCCCGACGACACGTTATACGCCACTTATGTGGACAAGAGACCTTGGC aaatgGAAATAACAATCCATGAAAACAGCGGTCATCCATCGAGCTTACCAGAAAAGGATATTGTTACAAAG CTGCAGACACTTTTAAATATGACGGCAAACTTCAGAAAGGATCAAGTGGAAATCAAGAAAGCGCTACAACCCTTGGACTTCGGTAGCTACGGCACTTTGAATATTAATCGAATTACG GGAGGCATTGCCAACAACGTAATTCCAAGTACCATTACAGTAATCGTAGACGTCAGACTAGCTATGTCTACCACCGCGACGGAAGCTCAGCAAATG GTAGACACGTGGACTCGAGCCCTCGGCAACGGAACTAAAGTAAAGTTCATCAGGAAGATCGACGAATCCGTGCCCACCGCTATTGATGATAGTAACCAGTACTGGGTCGCCATCAAGGATGCTGCTAATGATTT GGGACTAAAAATTCTGCCCATCGTCTGCCCAGCCACATCAGATATGATCTACGTGAGGAGTCTGGGTATACCGGCGCTGGGCTTCGCGCCCAAAATCCGCACCATCAACCGCCTGCACGATCATGATGAATACCTCCCTGTCCCCGTGTTCCTGCAGGGCATAGATATATACGTCGCCATACTGATGAGGATAGCGAATTTACAATAG